The following coding sequences lie in one Armatimonadota bacterium genomic window:
- a CDS encoding ABC transporter ATP-binding protein: MIELNHASRWYGQVIGVNDVSCVITPGITALLGPNGAGKSTVLKLITGQLRATTGVVSVLGQMPFANPAVARHLGYCPEIDSLYDDLTGVEFVTMLGAMSGLRGSTLSDAVSESIDLVGMSESAGRKIGGYSKGMRQRIKVAQAIVHDPAVIILDEPLNGLDPGGRREMTNLFTAKAEQGKCIVVSSHILYEVEQMTRNIVLMNHGRLLAQGDIYQIRSLIDAHPHRVAIGTDKPRELARELLAFPDTLSIRIGGAYGDGLEVETLAPERFYDALPSLVLDGGYNITSFESPDNNLEAVFRYLVGDSQTPSAPRTVFGPPVTKKP, translated from the coding sequence ATGATCGAACTCAATCACGCCTCCCGCTGGTATGGACAGGTCATCGGCGTCAACGATGTGTCGTGTGTCATCACGCCTGGCATCACAGCCCTGCTGGGCCCGAACGGCGCGGGAAAATCAACCGTGTTGAAACTCATCACCGGACAGTTGCGCGCGACGACGGGCGTCGTTTCGGTCCTTGGCCAGATGCCGTTCGCCAACCCGGCCGTAGCGCGCCACCTGGGGTACTGTCCGGAGATCGACAGTCTTTATGACGACCTGACCGGAGTCGAGTTTGTCACGATGCTGGGGGCAATGTCCGGGCTTCGCGGAAGCACTCTCAGCGATGCGGTCTCGGAATCCATCGATTTGGTCGGGATGTCTGAGAGCGCCGGGCGCAAGATCGGCGGCTATTCCAAAGGCATGCGACAGCGCATAAAGGTCGCGCAGGCTATCGTTCACGATCCTGCTGTGATTATCCTCGACGAACCTTTGAACGGACTCGACCCGGGCGGCCGCCGCGAGATGACCAACCTGTTCACCGCCAAGGCGGAACAGGGGAAGTGTATCGTCGTCTCCAGCCACATCCTGTATGAAGTCGAGCAGATGACGCGCAATATCGTGCTGATGAACCACGGGCGCCTGTTGGCCCAGGGTGATATCTACCAGATAAGGTCGCTGATCGACGCCCATCCGCATCGGGTGGCCATCGGAACGGACAAACCGCGCGAATTGGCCCGTGAACTGCTTGCGTTCCCGGACACCCTGAGCATCCGGATTGGAGGCGCGTACGGCGACGGCCTGGAGGTTGAAACGCTGGCGCCCGAGCGGTTCTACGACGCGCTCCCGTCGCTCGTCCTGGACGGCGGCTACAACATCACCAGTTTCGAATCGCCGGATAATAACCTCGAAGCCGTATTCCGCTACCTGGTTGGAGACAGCCAGACCCCCTCGGCGCCACGCACAGTGTTCGGCCCGCCCGTGACGAAGAAACCATGA
- a CDS encoding ABC transporter permease, with product MLYLIKPALKEVSRPGRALIATLLALAPAAIALAWRWSAGPTHFPRELAYNSLESGFVFSFTLVILTVMLATGVISQELEQKTIVYLLTRPVRRISILLSRFAAALLMIVATSWVSTLALALTTYGLAHLHGSPVGRDLLILPIGALAYGAVFLCLATLIARPLLWGLLFAFGWEWWVPSLPGNFRMASLMAYLRVLAPHATQDGGEATDIFAILSGLVPTKITAALSWEVLLTVIVVAMAGAMVVFSTKEYVPRDDAI from the coding sequence ATGTTGTACCTTATCAAGCCCGCGCTTAAGGAAGTGTCGCGACCCGGGCGCGCACTCATCGCCACCCTGCTGGCCCTTGCACCCGCCGCCATCGCCCTCGCCTGGCGATGGTCTGCCGGTCCGACGCACTTCCCCCGCGAACTGGCATACAACTCGCTGGAATCCGGCTTCGTCTTCAGCTTCACGCTCGTCATTCTGACCGTGATGCTCGCAACGGGGGTGATATCGCAGGAACTGGAGCAGAAGACGATCGTTTACCTGCTGACACGCCCCGTGCGCCGGATCAGCATCCTGCTCTCACGATTCGCCGCGGCGCTCCTGATGATCGTGGCTACCTCCTGGGTATCCACGCTGGCGCTCGCGCTGACCACATACGGTCTAGCTCATCTGCACGGCTCTCCCGTAGGTCGAGACCTTCTCATCCTGCCGATCGGCGCGCTGGCGTACGGCGCGGTCTTCCTCTGCCTGGCCACGCTGATCGCCCGTCCGCTCCTGTGGGGCCTGCTGTTTGCGTTTGGCTGGGAGTGGTGGGTGCCCAGTCTGCCAGGCAACTTCCGGATGGCTTCACTGATGGCGTATCTCCGTGTCCTGGCCCCACATGCCACCCAGGACGGCGGGGAAGCCACGGACATCTTCGCGATATTGTCCGGGCTGGTGCCGACCAAAATCACCGCCGCTCTCTCGTGGGAGGTCTTGCTCACCGTCATCGTCGTCGCCATGGCCGGCGCGATGGTCGTCTTTTCGACGAAGGAATACGTTCCGCGGGATGATGCCATTTAG
- a CDS encoding VOC family protein: protein MPRVVHFELPADDPERAIAFYTRLFGWTFDKWGDEDYWLIGTGAEGEPGIDGGMGRRSPHNDFVVNTVDVADLDASVQAVIACGGSIVMPKTPIPTVGWLAYCTDTEGNRFGMLQSDEKAG, encoded by the coding sequence ATGCCGCGTGTAGTGCATTTTGAGCTGCCGGCGGACGATCCCGAGCGGGCTATCGCGTTTTACACCAGGCTCTTCGGCTGGACTTTCGACAAGTGGGGCGACGAGGATTACTGGCTGATAGGCACCGGCGCGGAAGGCGAACCGGGCATTGACGGGGGAATGGGGCGGCGCTCGCCTCACAACGATTTTGTCGTCAATACCGTGGATGTCGCGGATCTGGATGCGAGCGTCCAGGCCGTCATCGCCTGTGGCGGCTCCATCGTGATGCCGAAAACGCCGATTCCCACCGTGGGCTGGCTGGCGTATTGCACGGATACCGAGGGTAATCGCTTCGGTATGCTGCAAAGCGACGAAAAGGCCGGCTGA
- a CDS encoding carboxypeptidase regulatory-like domain-containing protein has translation MDLTPGSISGDICPRLSQDASKVSYAAQKGQWDASYTYDNTIVMNPDGSGKYVLEMQTYFGGMDNWGSLNANGSKIVLQKTGDYTVEPTSLYLATINPFVSTRLTSNNYDGWPTWKSDGTMIAFVSKRLNGPNGTYQLMMMKPEPESATNVPVQLTTWADGEAAMPYGTPDGKILVLKKISDYQQEIFRCDFADSNGDGVADNLTQVTNLGRFITSVSQPVAGGKIYFAATGNDGKSHVFTVNNDGSGLHQVTGGNFDEASPYAAGNKLVASINDPNNGVNNYDVMIYTLNTAAGTGTVSGKLTTSAGAPLAGASVAAYDGDTGAGDATTDANGNYTLTLPAGGYTLVFATNTPTVYEVKRSVAVQIGGATTQDAFTTPVASPRPRGTIATIKAGKVEVKWAAAGTPDGYNVYRATAETGPWTKITSTPVSPVDPVKYIDNTPGNLASVFYKVTGVTGGVESAFSEVAQAANNLLWNPSFEQVDSTTGEPIGWTYGTWGGDGTHGTSTAIKADGTRSIFIKTGATERGAGMYHLDLPFYPPTQPGVAMVEGVWGKFTDTNTTWPLALMQAPWVSAFGYIPWWYPQDWVQGPGLSQWDTDGLTVGGGDTPWTWLYNTNNVVEWEFTQGTRFSILWPNDGLTTLGSSTAYADDATLQVKRFGATGWVMGRILDTNGHVPSGITVTCGGKSIATTSSDLFVIKDVPTGDQTLTIKAPGQPDYTLAIGNYGGYMMPTVHVVPAAAALIIKGTVRYPNGTPCPGADVRLITCGAADAQVAEFTTTADANGAFSLGSDTVDVSSQYVSHLVAHKKGFLSARLDVNFGLSGTSAGNDITLIQPSAFIEIAKTAATITIDGHVNPSEWAGSQVIRTKVATSASRVPTVNTTIYALWDSTNVYFAFICDEPNPAGIFADPSVSLWGAPPYWNGHDMAELRIDPTNGCDAGQGHEWWQIMNNTATPVFNDNIIWRRVAASLWGDNSPISGYEVASYIDTAGLKWYQEVKIPFASLSTTYGMTVGTPAVGDEWAINLARQRHQPDPVGESSSIGVIPPGQDVSSIAHFVTTSAALPKGDLNGDRVVNLTDAAISLRIAAGLEWIDGRFAQADINGDGKADLSDTVKIIRKINGLDTSF, from the coding sequence GTGGACCTCACACCAGGCAGCATCTCGGGAGACATCTGTCCGCGCCTGAGCCAGGACGCGTCAAAGGTCTCCTACGCCGCGCAAAAAGGTCAATGGGACGCCTCATATACCTATGACAACACCATTGTCATGAATCCCGACGGCTCCGGCAAATACGTGCTGGAGATGCAGACTTACTTCGGCGGCATGGATAACTGGGGCTCGCTCAACGCGAACGGCTCCAAAATCGTCCTCCAGAAGACCGGTGACTATACCGTTGAACCGACCAGCCTGTACCTCGCGACGATCAATCCGTTCGTGTCAACCCGCCTCACCTCCAACAATTACGACGGCTGGCCCACCTGGAAGAGTGACGGCACCATGATCGCCTTCGTGTCGAAGCGCCTTAACGGCCCCAACGGCACGTACCAGTTGATGATGATGAAGCCGGAACCGGAGAGCGCCACAAACGTGCCGGTTCAGTTGACAACCTGGGCCGATGGCGAAGCGGCTATGCCGTATGGCACACCGGACGGCAAGATTCTCGTCCTGAAGAAGATCAGCGATTACCAGCAGGAGATCTTCCGATGTGACTTCGCGGACTCCAACGGTGACGGCGTAGCCGATAACCTCACGCAGGTCACGAACCTCGGCCGATTCATCACCAGCGTCAGTCAACCCGTTGCGGGCGGCAAGATCTACTTCGCCGCTACCGGGAATGACGGCAAGAGCCACGTCTTCACCGTCAACAACGACGGCTCCGGCCTTCACCAGGTGACCGGAGGAAACTTCGATGAAGCCAGCCCGTATGCCGCCGGCAACAAACTGGTAGCCTCGATTAACGACCCCAATAACGGCGTCAATAACTACGACGTCATGATCTACACCCTGAACACGGCTGCCGGCACAGGCACTGTGTCCGGTAAGCTCACGACCTCCGCCGGCGCACCGCTGGCAGGCGCGTCCGTTGCCGCCTATGACGGCGACACCGGCGCGGGAGACGCAACCACAGACGCGAACGGAAATTACACCCTCACACTTCCGGCCGGCGGCTACACCCTGGTCTTCGCAACCAACACACCCACCGTCTATGAGGTCAAGAGAAGCGTTGCCGTACAGATTGGCGGCGCAACCACTCAGGACGCCTTTACCACCCCCGTCGCCTCTCCTCGCCCGCGCGGAACCATCGCCACCATCAAGGCCGGCAAGGTTGAAGTAAAATGGGCGGCCGCCGGAACCCCCGACGGCTACAACGTCTATCGCGCCACTGCGGAGACGGGCCCGTGGACCAAAATTACCTCAACTCCGGTCTCTCCGGTCGATCCCGTCAAGTACATTGACAATACTCCCGGCAACCTTGCCTCCGTGTTCTACAAGGTCACCGGGGTCACCGGCGGCGTTGAAAGCGCATTCTCCGAAGTAGCCCAGGCGGCCAACAACCTGCTGTGGAATCCATCCTTCGAACAGGTTGACAGCACCACCGGCGAGCCCATTGGCTGGACCTACGGCACGTGGGGCGGCGATGGAACGCACGGCACGTCGACGGCGATCAAAGCCGATGGAACCCGCTCTATCTTCATCAAGACCGGCGCAACGGAACGCGGCGCCGGAATGTACCACCTCGACCTCCCGTTCTATCCGCCAACCCAGCCGGGCGTGGCGATGGTGGAAGGCGTGTGGGGCAAATTCACCGATACCAATACCACCTGGCCGCTCGCACTTATGCAGGCCCCGTGGGTCTCCGCCTTCGGATACATCCCGTGGTGGTATCCTCAGGACTGGGTCCAGGGACCCGGCCTCAGCCAGTGGGACACCGACGGACTGACGGTCGGCGGCGGAGACACGCCGTGGACCTGGCTCTACAACACCAATAACGTCGTCGAGTGGGAGTTCACCCAGGGCACGCGCTTCTCCATTCTCTGGCCGAACGACGGACTTACAACGCTCGGATCGTCTACCGCCTACGCCGACGACGCCACTCTTCAAGTCAAGCGCTTCGGGGCGACGGGCTGGGTCATGGGCCGAATCCTCGACACCAACGGCCACGTGCCCTCGGGCATCACGGTCACATGCGGCGGAAAGTCCATCGCCACCACCTCGTCCGATCTGTTCGTCATTAAAGACGTGCCGACCGGCGACCAGACACTCACCATAAAGGCCCCCGGCCAGCCGGACTACACGCTCGCGATTGGCAACTATGGCGGGTACATGATGCCCACCGTACACGTTGTGCCTGCCGCCGCAGCGCTCATTATCAAAGGCACAGTCAGATACCCCAATGGAACGCCGTGCCCGGGCGCGGACGTCCGCCTGATCACGTGCGGCGCGGCAGACGCTCAGGTAGCCGAGTTCACGACCACCGCTGACGCGAACGGCGCCTTCAGTCTCGGATCCGACACCGTTGACGTATCCAGCCAGTACGTAAGCCACCTCGTGGCTCATAAGAAGGGGTTCCTTTCCGCCCGGCTCGATGTGAACTTCGGGCTATCCGGCACTTCCGCCGGCAACGACATAACGCTCATCCAGCCGTCGGCTTTCATCGAAATCGCCAAGACTGCCGCCACCATTACGATCGACGGCCATGTCAACCCCTCTGAATGGGCCGGCTCTCAGGTGATCCGCACCAAGGTAGCAACCAGCGCTTCCCGCGTCCCCACTGTGAACACGACTATCTATGCGCTGTGGGACTCCACCAACGTCTACTTTGCGTTCATCTGCGACGAACCGAATCCTGCCGGCATCTTTGCCGACCCCTCCGTCTCCCTGTGGGGCGCACCGCCATACTGGAACGGCCACGATATGGCTGAACTCCGCATCGACCCGACCAACGGCTGCGACGCGGGCCAGGGCCACGAGTGGTGGCAGATCATGAACAATACGGCTACGCCGGTGTTCAACGACAACATCATCTGGCGCCGTGTCGCCGCGTCCCTCTGGGGCGACAATTCGCCCATCAGCGGCTACGAAGTCGCAAGCTACATCGATACCGCCGGCTTGAAGTGGTACCAGGAAGTCAAGATCCCGTTCGCCAGCCTGTCCACAACCTACGGGATGACCGTAGGCACTCCAGCCGTCGGCGACGAGTGGGCCATCAACCTCGCGCGGCAGCGCCATCAGCCGGACCCGGTTGGCGAAAGCTCCTCCATTGGGGTTATTCCTCCCGGCCAGGACGTCAGCTCGATCGCCCACTTCGTAACCACGTCAGCCGCGTTGCCCAAGGGTGACCTGAACGGCGACCGCGTCGTTAACCTCACCGACGCCGCTATCTCCCTGCGCATCGCCGCCGGTCTCGAATGGATCGACGGCCGCTTCGCCCAGGCCGACATCAATGGTGACGGCAAGGCCGACCTGTCCGACACCGTAAAGATCATCCGCAAGATCAACGGTCTGGACACTTCGTTCTAG
- a CDS encoding prepilin-type N-terminal cleavage/methylation domain-containing protein, translated as MANRKPRMWGFTLIELLVVIAIIAILAAILFPVFAKARERANSASCLSNLKQMGTAERMYIDDYDGALVPYGISEDAAHGGYTTTFTKLLEKYSKNVTIFTCPSDHLQRDKLTDPNIYWPYTTTYGCNWYICSATGSAWFGNKAYSRKETRVKEPANTVWCADTAAIKHDNTSSMEVSQWKEDLVIARTLSIYFFYLPVDAESGKRGDYGWYTESPWLRPRPAIVRPFPRHFGRVNCVFFDGHAAAVPGAKFDPDHYPQYRFGQQECIWDNPTTLP; from the coding sequence ATGGCAAATCGCAAGCCACGGATGTGGGGATTCACACTGATTGAGCTCCTGGTGGTCATCGCCATCATCGCCATCCTCGCCGCCATATTGTTTCCGGTTTTCGCCAAGGCCAGAGAGCGCGCCAACTCCGCCAGCTGCCTTTCGAATCTGAAGCAGATGGGCACCGCGGAGCGGATGTACATCGATGACTACGACGGCGCACTAGTGCCGTACGGAATCAGCGAGGATGCGGCGCACGGCGGTTATACGACCACCTTTACCAAGCTGCTCGAAAAATACTCGAAGAACGTTACGATCTTCACCTGTCCGTCGGACCACCTCCAAAGGGACAAACTGACGGACCCCAACATCTATTGGCCCTATACGACAACTTACGGATGTAACTGGTATATATGCTCGGCCACGGGCTCGGCATGGTTCGGAAACAAGGCGTACTCCCGTAAGGAAACCCGGGTGAAGGAACCTGCAAACACCGTGTGGTGCGCGGATACCGCTGCGATCAAGCACGATAACACCTCCTCAATGGAGGTGAGCCAGTGGAAGGAAGACCTCGTCATCGCCAGGACGCTGTCCATCTATTTCTTCTACCTTCCAGTGGACGCTGAGTCCGGGAAACGGGGTGATTACGGTTGGTATACGGAATCGCCCTGGCTCCGGCCCAGGCCGGCCATTGTGCGGCCCTTCCCACGGCATTTTGGCCGCGTTAACTGCGTGTTCTTCGACGGCCACGCCGCCGCGGTTCCGGGGGCGAAATTCGACCCCGATCATTACCCGCAATACAGGTTCGGCCAGCAGGAGTGCATTTGGGATAACCCGACGACCCTGCCATAG